The Chlamydia sp. 04-14 DNA segment TCCTCCTCCACCCGTGGAATTTGTACCAGTATTTGAACTGCCGTCATCAAAAATAAAACCGGGATTCGTATTACCGCTACCTGTAGGCGATGTCATTTCTATTCTCCTTAACTAAAATAACAGACAAAGGGAAAACAACCCAAAGTCATTGATTTTCAAAAAATTAGCGCATCGGAGATTAGAGAAGATGAAATGAAATGTATAGAAAAAATTTGAATTTTAAAAAAAATGAGCATGTAATAGCCCTATTTGCTGTTTATTTCAGTATCCTTTACGGCTAAGACACTTATAAACAACTATGGTTGAGTTATTACATGCTCGGATTTATTAGTTTCAAAATAGTCTAGCTATTTTTGAAAATGGTTTAGTGTTAAGTTATACAGAAGTTTCTCTATATTCCTGAGCAACATAGATACCTCCGGAAGCTCTTGGAGATCTTACAACGGGTTGATCGACCTCATCATGTGCTTGTGTAGAGGCGTTTTTCAGAACTAAACCTGCAGCTCTCATCCACGGCATCGACATCTTAATAACAAGATTATCCCTAACTTCAGTTCTTGCTCTGTCTTTCAGAACCCTATAGTTATTTTCTCTCTTAGATGCGTTTCTAGCTATATGTGTGTATAAAACGGAAGCATTCATACTTGCTCTGATATCGCTTTGTTTATTCCTTTCTACTCGAACACGATTATCTTCAACTATAGCGAAAAGGTCTTTGATTTCCTGAGCATCATGAATTCTAGTATTCTCAGAACCCTCTCCATCAACTACAGAAAGATTTCTGTAAGCTAAAACAACACAAACCAATGTCATGAGATCTTCAGTAGATAACCAGATGTTGTTTCCCGTAGATACAGATGCAGACAGAATTCTAGATACACAAGTCATAACATCAGAAGCATCGGCAGCACCCAATCTACGATGTACTGTATCACCACGTTTCATAACCACAAGAGAAGTAAGGGAACCTACTAATCTTGATGAATCAAAAGGTTCATTAGTCGAAACAAATCCATGAGATCCCCAGGAACAATCGACAAGCACTTTTGCTCGCAATCTATTATCATTAATAACGATATGACGGTTGGATAAACCAGCAATAATTCCTTCTTTAAGAATTGGGTGAGACAAAAGATGCGGATAATTGCATGCAGCTTCTCCCCACATCTCTTTAGTTTTACTTTTGATAATACGATTAAGATCTTTAGAAGCAGATTCGCATTCAGACTTAACTCGATCCAAATTAGGTAATGTTACTTGCTTACCTGCAAGCAGATCTACTGTGTTTACACCTAAATTATTTAAAGCGATCAAAACAACAGCTGAGCTGTATTTGCTTTCTAACTTCTTAAATTCTTCTTCTGTAATACCACCTTGACGCGTATCTAAACTGCAGGATCTTGCAAAAAGACCACATAAGAATGAACCAAATCCTCCGCAACCTACAGCACCATCAGCACATCCACAACCTGCACATCCACAATTTCCTGAACAAGAATCTGCACAACCATCGTAACACGATTGCATAAGGAAACGTGCCTGCTCACTTTGTAATACTCCTGCAACTAAAGATACAATAGATACTGCAGCAGCTATGTTTGATTCCCCACCAGGATGTGTAGTTGAATATAAATTTTTGAGAGCAAGCAAGAAAGAACTCAATCCTTCAGGAAGCGGCAGGCCAAATGTTCCCGTTAACACACCCATGAGCTCATGCAACATGACTAAAGTAACAGCACCCCCTTCTCCCTTAAAGAATGTAAATAAGGTCTGCAACTGATGAGAGGATTGAAATACAGGCGTTGACATAAATATATCACAAAACTTACTGATATCTTCTGTAGAGGTGAAATCTCCTTCTTTAATTAAATCCAATAACTCTTTATATTGTTCTCTCGTCATACCCCCAGATACGTGATCCAAGAGCGCTTTGACTCTACCTCCACTAATATTATCGTGAAGTAAATCTTGTTTTAAAAGATCTATGAAAAAACCAAAAACTTGTGTACGCAGTATAGGAGATTTGTTCTCCTCAGGTTCCTCTGCAACTGCTAGAGATGACGTTTCAGCACATTCAAAAAGTGAAATATCATCTAAACACTCCATACTTGCACGAGGAGGTTGGGTGAGTATCGAAGATCTTGCAAAAAGTTCTGCTCCACATGAAACAGAACGAGCTGAAACAACTTCCCTAACATGATCTCGCAGAACAACTTGATCTTTATAAATTTCTTTTAAAAATTCTTCACAACTTATTTCATCTGTTTGCGATGCGCTATCACGTCTGATTGGATCCATATCTACATAAATATCTTCCAAGCTCGCGTCTAAAGCTGATAAAGCTACATTGGCTGCAGCCATAGCAACATCTCCTGCTTCTGAAACAAAAACAGAAGAGGTCACCGTAGAAGTATTTGGCGATGTTTGTGAGGTAGATGGTGTAGTTGAATTAGTCAACGCTGTTTCAGCAACAGTAGAAACCAATGATGTGCTCTCTGTAGCATTTGTCTCTTCTTGAGGTTCTCCAAAACCTAAAAAAGAACGAATATTCCCTAGTGGAAATGCCATGATTTTTCTCCTATTTTAATTTTATCCTATTCACTTACAGATCACACTAAACATAGGATTCTCCTTGCAAACTTGCGCAAGGGGCAGAGAGTTTATGGTTGTGAAATTAAAATGTAAATAAAAATTTTAATTGATAGTCAGGACAATGAAGAAAGAAAAATGCTTTGATGATTGATGAGCCAAGTGGATTTTCAAAGAGTTTCGTAATAATAAGGAATCTGCTAACCTCCCCATATCAATATGGACTTAGATAATAAGGTTGGCACATGTTAAAGATCGATTTAACTGGCAAAGTAGCTTTTATAGCGGGCATTGGCGACGATCAGGGCTATGGCTGGGGAATCGCTAAAATATTAGCAGAAGCTGGAGCTACTATCATTGTAGGAACTTGGGTACCTATTTATAAAATCTTCTCCCAATCCTGGGATTTGGGAAAGTTTAATGAATCAAGAAAATTGTCTGACGGAAGCCTCCTAGAAATTAAAAAAATCTATCCCATGGATGCAAGTTTCGATAAACCTGAAGATGTTCCTCAAGATGTTGCAGAAAACAAACGCTACAAAGGGATTTCAGGGTATACCGTTTCTGAGGTTGTTGAAAAGGTAACGAAGGATTTCGGTCATATTGATATTTTAATCCATTCTCTAGCTAATAGTCCGGAAATTTCTAAACCGCTTTTAGAAACATCACGTAAAGGCTATCTAGCAGCTTTAAGCACTTCGAGTTATTCTCTAGTTAGCTTATTAGCTCACTTCGGACCTATTATGAACTCTGGCGGCAGCAGTATCTCCTTAACTTATTTAGCTTCCTCACGTGCTGTACCCGGCTATGGAGGCGGTATGAGCGCAGCAAAAGCCGCATTAGAAAGTGATACCAAAATGCTCGCTTGGGAAGCAGGAAGAAAATGGGGAGTGCGTGTAAATACTATTTCTGCAGGTCCTCTAGCAAGCCGTGCGGGCAAAGCTATCGGATTTATCGAACAAATGGTCGATTATTACTTAGATTGGACTCCAATCCCCGAGCCTATGACAACAGAACAAGTCGGAGCTGCTGCTGCATTTCTAGTTTCTCCGCTAGCTAGTGCAATTACCGGAGAAACTCTCTATGTAGATCACGGAGCAAATATCATGGGAGTTGGCCCTGAAATGCTTCCTAAGGATTCTTAATACTCTGATACATTTCTACACCCGCCTCCCATGCTGGAAGAATTCCTAAATCTTTCGCTGGGGAGGCAAGAAAATCCGCTATGCCATGCATATGTTTTGGAGCAGAATTCATCACGATCTTAAAATCTCCACGCTCAATTAAATCAATATCGTTAGCATCGTCGCCAGAAGCCATAATGAAAGGTTTTTGACCTTCGTAGAGCAAATCGACAATACGATCAACGGCGTAACCTTTAGATACAGATTTGTCTGTCATGAATAAGATAGAGTAATCAAAATCAAAAGGCCATCGCATGAATGTGATAGTCAAATTCTCTACCAACTCTTTAGACTTGTGAATTCTTTCTTGTATCTTTTCCACTTCATCTTTTTTACCAAAAATTTTTGCAACAGCAAACATTTCATGAGGATAATCTCTAGAGAGCTTTTTACTCTCTACTAGCCTTTCTCTATCTTTTGCAGAGGGGAAATATACAGGATCTAAATGGCGTAAGAGCTCTTTTTCACTAGGACAGGACGTAAATCGATAATATCGATCATGGTTCATGGCTCCGGATTCTATGGAAAAGATCACATCACTATCTTCCACACACATCTCTAATGTATGTAAAATCTCATTAGGGATATCCTGAAAATAAAGAAACTTATTCTCCTCAGACGACCAAACACAAGCACCATTTTGACATCCTAATAAATAGGGAACTGCAAGGTCTTTGAATAATTGATTCGCATAAGAAAAATATCTTCCAGTGAGAAAAAATATTTTCCATCCAGAATGATGAAGGCAATGTAAATTCTTAATAATTTCAGGATCCAAATGATGCGGAAGATGCGTAATTGTACCATCTATATCTGTAATCAGTAATCTATCCATAAAGTAATCTTAACTCCCCTTAAACCTATCATGACTTTCCCACACATCCCAATATCTACATAGATTGATCATTAAAAAATTACATCTATTCTAAAGAACAAAATCAACATAAAACATGATAAAGAAAGAAACTATTAAAAACCCTTCAAGATCGATCTGAGTATATTCTCTTAAATTTTAAAATTAGTCATCTTAATTACATCGTTCTTGCAGGAATATACAAAGTTACAGTTTAATTTATTCTTGGAACCTATCAAACATTAAATTATAAGAACTGATCGAAAACAATTCGTTAGTGAAAAGTCCTAAAATCAAATTGTTTCTTAGTTATTCTATGACTATAGAAACCCAAAAAGGTCTTAAATATGCCTTATAAAATTTTTTCTTATCTAACATTTTGTATGGATGATCTTGCTCTTGCTGATACTTCTAGTGAGCAAATGAGCCTTCAAGGAATGTTTCCAGAAAATATGAAGCTGGAAATGTTTAAGATGTTAGGATCTTTAATGTTACTTCTTACACTATTCGGTATTGGAGTATGGGCATTTAAGAAGTTTCTAAAA contains these protein-coding regions:
- a CDS encoding enoyl-[acyl-carrier-protein] reductase encodes the protein MLKIDLTGKVAFIAGIGDDQGYGWGIAKILAEAGATIIVGTWVPIYKIFSQSWDLGKFNESRKLSDGSLLEIKKIYPMDASFDKPEDVPQDVAENKRYKGISGYTVSEVVEKVTKDFGHIDILIHSLANSPEISKPLLETSRKGYLAALSTSSYSLVSLLAHFGPIMNSGGSSISLTYLASSRAVPGYGGGMSAAKAALESDTKMLAWEAGRKWGVRVNTISAGPLASRAGKAIGFIEQMVDYYLDWTPIPEPMTTEQVGAAAAFLVSPLASAITGETLYVDHGANIMGVGPEMLPKDS
- a CDS encoding HAD family hydrolase, with translation MDRLLITDIDGTITHLPHHLDPEIIKNLHCLHHSGWKIFFLTGRYFSYANQLFKDLAVPYLLGCQNGACVWSSEENKFLYFQDIPNEILHTLEMCVEDSDVIFSIESGAMNHDRYYRFTSCPSEKELLRHLDPVYFPSAKDRERLVESKKLSRDYPHEMFAVAKIFGKKDEVEKIQERIHKSKELVENLTITFMRWPFDFDYSILFMTDKSVSKGYAVDRIVDLLYEGQKPFIMASGDDANDIDLIERGDFKIVMNSAPKHMHGIADFLASPAKDLGILPAWEAGVEMYQSIKNP